The DNA sequence CAGCTGCTCGTAAAAGGCTTCCACATCGCCCTCCAGGCAAGATGCGGGCAGGAACGAGTCGATTTGCACGTCGCTCATTTCCAGCGGGTGGCCGGCCTCACGGGCCAGGATCAGGATTTTGCGGGCCACGTCGGTGCCGCTCAGGTCGAGGCGCGGGTCGGGCTCGGTGTAACCCTCGGATTGGGCCTGGCGCACCACCTCGGCGAAGGGCCGCGAGCCGTCGTAGTTATTGAACACGAAGTTGAGCGTGCCCGAAAGTACCGCCTCCATGTGCCGCACCACGTCGCCGCTGCTGGTCAGGTCGTTGAGGGTGCCAATGATTGGTAGACCCGCGCCTACGTTGGTTTCGAACAGAAACCGGGTGTTGAAATCCTGCGCCAACGCCTTGAGGCGGGCGTAGTTGGCATAGGCCGACGACGCGGCTACCTTGTTGCAGGCCACCACGGCCACGCTCTTCTCGAGCAGTTCGGCGTAGTGGTCGGCGGCGGCGGGGTTGGCCGTCACGTCCACCAGAATGGAGTTGCGCAGGTTGCGGCTCACGATGAGCTGGGTGAATTCTTCCAGCGTACAGGGCCCCGCGGCGGCCAGCGCGGCGGGCCAGGCGGCCAGGTCCAGGCCGTTCTCGTCCACGACGCAGTGGCGGCGGTTGGCAATGGCCACCACCCGTACCTGCAAGCCCAGGTGCTGCTGCAAGTGCTGCTGCTGCTGCGCCAGCTGGGCCAGCAGCTTGCTGCCCACGTTGCCGGGCCCCAACACGTACAGGTTCACCTGCTTATAGGCCGGCTCGAAGAAGGCTTCGTGCAGCACGTTGATGGCCTTGCGCACGTCGGCGGCCCGGATGACGGTGGAGATGTTGCGCTCCGACGAGCCCTGGGCAATGGCCCGGATGTTCACGCCATTCTGGCCCAGGGCCCCAAACAGGCGCCCGCTGATGCCGGGGTGGTTCTTCATGTTTTCGCCCACCAGCGCCACAATGGCCAGCCCGTTCTCGGGGCACAGCGGGGCAATGCGCCCATTGGTAATTTCGGTGGCAAACTCGGCGTCGACGGCGGCCTGGGCCCCGGGCACGTCGGCGACGGCCACGCCCACGCAAATGGAGTACTCCGACGAGCTTTGGGTGATGAGCACCACGTTGATGCGCTCGCGGGCCAGGGCCTCAAACAAGCGCTTCGAGAAGCCCGGGATGCCCACCATGCCGCTGCCCTCCAGGTTCAGCAGCGACAAATTGCCGATGCTGGAGAGGCCGCGCACCACCTCGCCGCTCGGCGGCGGGGCCGTTTCCACCAGCGTGCCGTAGTCGGCCGGGGCGAAGGTGTTCTTGATCCAGAGCGGAATGCCGCGCTCCATTACCGGCTGAATGGTAGGCGAGTACAGCACCTTGGCCCCGAAGTGCGACAGCTCCATGGCCTCCTGGTACGAGATGCCGGCAATGGGCCGCGCGCGCGACACGAGGCGCGGGTCGGCGGTCATCAGGCCGCTCACGTCGGTCCAGATTTCGAGCACCTCGGCGTCGAGCGCGGCGGCCAGTAGGGCGGCCGTGTAGTCGGAGCCGCCGCGGCCCAGCGTGGTAGTATTGCCCTCGCCGTCAGCGGCAATGAAGCCTGGCACCACCCACAGCTCGCCGGGGTGCGCGCGCTGAAAGGCCTGCACCTGCGCGCGGGTGATTCCTGCGTTCACTTCGGCCGCGCCAAAGCGCGCGTTGGTGCGGATGAGCTGGCGGGCGTCGGCCCACACGGTCGGGGTACGGGCCCCCAGGGCTTCGCGCACCAGCTGCGACGAGAATAATTCGCCGTAGCTCATCAGCCGGTCGAGGGTGCGGGCAGACAATTCGCTGAGCGAAAAAATGCCGTCGCACAGCTGAAGCAGCTCCGAAAAGCCGCGGGTGAGCAGGTCGGTGATATCGGGCTGGCCGGCTGGGGGCAGCAGGGCCTGGGCGGCGGCCAGGTGCCGCTGTTGCAGCTGGGCCAGCGTGTCGCGGTAGCGGTAGTCGCCACTGGCCGCCGCGCGGCCCGCCCCGATGAGGACGTCGGTGGCGCCGCCCAGGGCCGATACCACCATCACCGCGGGGCCCCGGGCTAAGGCGTTGAGCGCGATGGCGCACGATTTCTCAATGTTTTCCGCGGAGGCTACGGACGTGCCTCCGAATTTGAGCACTTGCATTTAAGGTAGCGGTTGGGCAGGTGGGGCCAGGTGGATGGGCCGGCAAAGGGCAGGGCAACCGACACCGGGCTCCCCCAGCGCCGGCTGGCCGGGGCCCCTAGCCGCGCACGGCGGAAAAAGGAACGCCCGACCCAAACGGCGGTGTTTGAATCCAGTATCTTTGCAAACTACTGACTATTTTTTTCGACCACCAAAATGCTGGACAAATTAGAAGCCATCCGCCTGCGGTACAACGACGTGAGCGAAGAGCTGATGCAGCCCGACGTGATGTCGGACCTAAAGCGCTACAAGTCGTTAAACAAAGAATATAAAGACTTGGGCAAAATCGTGGTGGAGTACCGCAACTACCAGCAGGTGCTCAGTAACATAGAAAACGCCCGGCAGGTCATTTCGACCGAAAAAGACGAGGACTTCCGCGAAATGGCCAAGGCCGAACTCGACGAGCTCGGACCGGAGCAGGACCGCCTGGAGGCCGCCATCAAGAACTTGTTGATCCCCAAGGACCCCAATGACTCGAAGGACGTCATTATGGAAATCCGGGCTGGGGCCGGCGGCGACGAGGCTGCCCTTTTCGCCGGCGACTTGCAGCGCATGTACCTGCGCTTTGCCGAAAAGCAGGGCTGGAAAATGGAATTGGTGGACGCCATGGAGGGCACGGCCGGCGGTTACAAGGAAATTATCCTGGCCGTGAAGGGCGAGGACGTGTACGGCAAGCTCAAATTTGAGAGCGGCGTGCACCGCGTACAGCGCGTGCCGGCCACCGAAACCCAGGGCCGAATCCACACCAGCGTGGCCTCGGTGGTGGTGATGCCGGAAGCCGAAGAGTTCGACATCGATCTGGATATGAATGATATCCGCAAGGACCTCTTCATGTCGAGTGGCCCCGGCGGCCAGTCGGTGAACACGACCTACTCGGCCGTGCGTCTCACCCACCTCCCCACCGGCCTCGTGGCCCAGTGCCAGGACCAGAAATCGCAGCTCAAGAACTTCGACAAGGCCCTGCAAGTGCTGCGCTCGCGCATTTTCGAGATTGAGCTGGCCAAGAAGAACGAAGCCGAGGGTGCCATCCGCAAGAGCATGATTGGTAGCGGCGACCGCAGCGACAAGGTGCGCACCTATAACTACCCCCAGGGTCGCGTCACAGACCACCGCATCGGCTACACCGTGCACAACCTGCCCAGCGTAATGGACGGCAACGTGGACGATTTCGTGGAAAACCTGCGCATCGCCGAAAGCGCCGAACGCCTGAAAGTAGGCGTGTCGTAGCGGAAAAACAGGGCCCCTGAGCCGTTATCATCTCCATTATAAATAGCAACTCAGGCCGTCATGCAGAGCGCAGCGAAGCATGACGGCCTCAATGCGCCGAATCATATTTTATAATGCGCCACTTTTTCCTTGCCTTCATCTTACTCGGCTGCCTATCGGCGTTGCTGCCGGGCTGCGAGCCTAAGGAAGACCTGGTGCAAACCTCGGGAAACTTGAGCTTTGTGCAGGATACGGTGCAGTTTGATACTGTGTTCACCACGGTGCGCACCGTGACGAAGCGGCTGTGGGTGTACAACCGCAACCGTGGGGCCCTGAAGACGGACATCCGCCTGGCCGGGGCCGGGGCCAGCCCGTACTCGCTCATTATCAGTGGCGATGCAGGGCCCGGGGCCAGCGGCATTACCGTGCGGGGCAACGACAGCCTGCTCATCCTGGTGCGCGCCACCGTGGGCGACAACGGCACGGCCACCGCGGCCAAGCAGTTTGTGGTAGCGGACCAGATCAACTTCCTCACCAACGGCAACGCCCAGAACGTGAAGCTAGTGGCCTACGGCCAGAATGCCTATTTCCACCACGGCGAATTTATCGATAAAGACGTTACCTGGAAGACCGACAAGCCCCACGTCATCATCAACCGCACCTATGGCAGTGGCACGCAAGCCTATGTGGTGGGCGTGGCCGTGAACCCGGGTACCACGCTGCGCATCCCCAAGGGGGCCCGTATTTATTCGCACGCCGGGGCCACGCTGCAAGTGGCGGGGCGGCTGTTGGTGAACGACTTAAGTGAGCCCAACGCCTTCGTACCCACCGATACGGTGAAGGATACCAACGCCAACATCGTGCGCTTCGGCGGCGACCGGCTCGAAGATTTCTACGCCGATACGCCGGGGCAGTGGGGCGGTCTGGTGTTCACGAGTACCAGCCGCGGCAACCGCATCCGCTACGCCGAAATCAAGAACGCCACCTACGGCCTGCTGCTGCTGAACACCGCCCCCACGGGGCCCCTCCCCGACGTGGCCGTGGACAACACGACGATCAAGAACATTTCCGGCAATAACGTGTCGTTTGCTGGCGCTGCCCAGACGCCCGTGGCGCTGGATACCGGCGGCGGCATCATCAGCATTGCCGGCGATGTGAAGGCCACCAACTGCCTGTTCGCTAACTGCGCCGAATACGCTTTGTTGGGCTTCGGCGGGGTGTATGATGTGAATTTCTGCACCGTGGCCAACTACCCCGCCACCAGCGCAGTGCGCAAATCGGCCTCGCTGACATTTACTGATAAATCGCCCCTGGACGGCGTAACTACGCTGTCTTCGCCGCAAATCACGCTGCGCAACAGCATCGTGTGGGGTTCTATTGATGACGAACTGTACTTCGACAACGTGGATGCTTACCGCGCCAGCCTCGTGGTGCGCAACTCGGTGCTGCGCACCGGCACCTACGCCGGCACCGCCTTTGCCACCGCCGGTAAGCCGGGCCTCGCCGATGCAGTGCTCGGCAACCTGCTGAATACCGACCCGCTGTTTGCGCGCTCACCGTTCGGCGGCGGCCAGCTTGATTATTCGTTGCAAGCCACTTCGCCAGCCCTCAAGATGGGTCCCGCCTATGGCACCGCCCCGGCCCGCGACCTGCGCAACCTGCTCCGCGTAGCCCGCACCGTGGGGGCTTACGAACACAAATAGGGCCCCGGCGCGGGCTGCTGGCTTTTCCGCCGGCTGCCCGCTAATCGTTCAGCGTTGCCCAAATGTGCTGCTTAGCGTTGCACCTGCCCGGCCGCCGCGTAGCGCAGCGTGTCGAACAGCACCAGCTTCTGGGTGCCCTGCACCGCGTAGGTGGTCAGCAGGCCCTGGCGCAGGTCGAGCCGCAGG is a window from the Hymenobacter nivis genome containing:
- the thrA gene encoding bifunctional aspartate kinase/homoserine dehydrogenase I, producing the protein MQVLKFGGTSVASAENIEKSCAIALNALARGPAVMVVSALGGATDVLIGAGRAAASGDYRYRDTLAQLQQRHLAAAQALLPPAGQPDITDLLTRGFSELLQLCDGIFSLSELSARTLDRLMSYGELFSSQLVREALGARTPTVWADARQLIRTNARFGAAEVNAGITRAQVQAFQRAHPGELWVVPGFIAADGEGNTTTLGRGGSDYTAALLAAALDAEVLEIWTDVSGLMTADPRLVSRARPIAGISYQEAMELSHFGAKVLYSPTIQPVMERGIPLWIKNTFAPADYGTLVETAPPPSGEVVRGLSSIGNLSLLNLEGSGMVGIPGFSKRLFEALARERINVVLITQSSSEYSICVGVAVADVPGAQAAVDAEFATEITNGRIAPLCPENGLAIVALVGENMKNHPGISGRLFGALGQNGVNIRAIAQGSSERNISTVIRAADVRKAINVLHEAFFEPAYKQVNLYVLGPGNVGSKLLAQLAQQQQHLQQHLGLQVRVVAIANRRHCVVDENGLDLAAWPAALAAAGPCTLEEFTQLIVSRNLRNSILVDVTANPAAADHYAELLEKSVAVVACNKVAASSAYANYARLKALAQDFNTRFLFETNVGAGLPIIGTLNDLTSSGDVVRHMEAVLSGTLNFVFNNYDGSRPFAEVVRQAQSEGYTEPDPRLDLSGTDVARKILILAREAGHPLEMSDVQIDSFLPASCLEGDVEAFYEQLAAHEAHFRALYDAATAEGKRLKFVARFNDGAAAVGLQAVLPSHDVYELRGKDNIVLFYTDRYAEQPLVVKGAGAGAEVTAAGVFADIIRAARL
- the prfA gene encoding peptide chain release factor 1; this encodes MLDKLEAIRLRYNDVSEELMQPDVMSDLKRYKSLNKEYKDLGKIVVEYRNYQQVLSNIENARQVISTEKDEDFREMAKAELDELGPEQDRLEAAIKNLLIPKDPNDSKDVIMEIRAGAGGDEAALFAGDLQRMYLRFAEKQGWKMELVDAMEGTAGGYKEIILAVKGEDVYGKLKFESGVHRVQRVPATETQGRIHTSVASVVVMPEAEEFDIDLDMNDIRKDLFMSSGPGGQSVNTTYSAVRLTHLPTGLVAQCQDQKSQLKNFDKALQVLRSRIFEIELAKKNEAEGAIRKSMIGSGDRSDKVRTYNYPQGRVTDHRIGYTVHNLPSVMDGNVDDFVENLRIAESAERLKVGVS